The following proteins are encoded in a genomic region of Fusarium keratoplasticum isolate Fu6.1 chromosome 9, whole genome shotgun sequence:
- a CDS encoding FAD-binding PCMH-type domain-containing protein produces the protein MQLNRRLLGGLVASWVFHHVAAQTIVVDGEKTAANSDNVDEASEVVAGDYLPEEKVQLTDSILSNLTDLQLTNVSVLYFDDTTQNEKRGLQAGLPKCKTFPGDLLWPGTIIWKVLDLVTGGAIIKTVPIGAACYDEFGAVDDARCVQVIDQWTNSSLHEEDPTSVMSPLYQGMTCMPSENPSGDCTLGGFPSYVIDARNVAHIQLAINFARTLNLRLVVKNTGHDFNGRSVGAGALSIWTHRFKSIQYFRSFKAGSWSGPALKVGAGVIGSEVYEAAEKYGVTAVGGEGMSVGYAGGYLAGGGHSPMNNVHGMAADQVLSIDVVTPDGRFITANDKENTDLFWALRGGGGSTFGVVTSYTVKAHPKTKVAVMSFSFATSDTISHETFWLAVRAFWEQIPTYNEKGNYEYWNIWHVTEETLAFSMVPWFAPGFTLAELEALAAPLFKTWKDLGIVPQVTKSEHSSYYPAWKSGFPRELVGGVVSKTAGRLFPKENFVDAAKFNATFDALKGLSDKGGQIIGFGITGGPGPYPDNAVNPAWRNAAMFAISVINWPEGSSWSHIAQESKKLTNEWMKPWRDVSPGSGAYASESDVTEPDFKQSFYGTAKYNRLLSIKDDVDPTGLFYALQAVGSDRWYITNQIDGVPTQNGKLCRV, from the exons ATGCAACTCAATCGGCGCCTGTTGGGCGGTCTCGTCGCCTCCTGGGTCTTCCACCACGTGGCAGCCCAGaccatcgtcgtcgatggcGAGAAGACGG CTGCCAACTCTGACAATGTCGATGAGGCTAGCGAGGTCGTGGCTGGAGACTACCTCCCCGAGGAAAAGGTCCAGCTCACGGACTCGATCCTCTCCAACCTGACCGACCTCCAGCTGACCAACGTCTCTGTCCTGTACTTTGACGACACCACTCAGAATGAGAAGCGAGGTCTCCAGGCTGGTCTGCCCAAGTGCAAGACCTTCCCCGGTGACCTTCTCTGGCCTGGCACCATCATCTGGaaggtccttgacctcgtcacTGGcggtgccatcatcaagactgTCCCCATCGGAGCTGCCTGCTACGATGAGTTCGGTGCTGTCGATGATGCCCGCTGTGTTCAGGTCATTGACCAGTGGACCAACTCCTCTCTGCA CGAAGAGGACCCTACCTCGGTCATGTCACCTCTCTACCAGGGCATGACTTGCATGCCTAGCGAGAACCCCAGCGGTGACTGCACCCTCGGCGGCTTCCCCTCATATGTCATCGATGCCCGCAATGTCGCCCATATCCAGCTGGCTATCAACTTTGCCCGCACCCTGAACCTGCGTCTTGTCGTCAAGAATACCGGCCATGATTTCAATGGTCGCTCTGTCGGTGCTGGTGCCCTCTCCATCTGGACCCATCGTTTCAAGAGCATCCAGTACTTCCGCTCTTTCAAGGCCGGCTCTTGGTCTGGCCCTGCCCTGAAGGTCGGCGCTGGTGTTATCGGCTCCGAGGTCtatgaggctgctgagaagtACGGCGTCACTGCTGTTGGTGGCGAGGGTATGTCCGTTGGCTATGCTGGTGGTTACCTTGCCGGTGGTGGTCACTCTCCTATGAACAATGTCCATGGCATGGCTGCTGACCAG GTCCTGAGCATTGATGTTGTTACCCCCGACGGTCGCTTCATTACTGCTAATGACAAGGAGAACACTGACCTCTTCTGGGCCCTCcgtggcggtggtggttcTACCTTCGGTGTCGTTACCTCCTACACCGTCAAGGCCcaccccaagaccaaggtcgCTGtcatgtccttctccttcgcCACCAGCGACACCATCTCTCACGAGACCTTCTGGCTCGCTGTCCGCGCCTTCTGGGAACAGATTCCTACCTACAACGAGAAGGGCAACTATGAGTACTGGAACATCTGGCACGTCACTGAAGagaccttggccttctccatggTCCCTTGGTTCGCTCCTGGCTTTACTCTTGCTGAGCTCGAAGCTCTCGCTGCTCCTTTGTTCAAGACATGGAAGGACCTTGGTATTGTCCCTCAGGTCACCAAGTCTGAGCACTCTAGCTATTACCCTGCCTGGAAGTCTGGCTTCCCCCGCGAGCTCGTCGGTGGTGTCGTCTCCAAGACTGCCGGACGTCTCTTCCCCAA GGAGAACTTTGTCGATGCTGCCAAGTTCAATGCTACCTTCGACGCCCTCAAGGGTCTCTCCGACAAGGGCGGCCAGATCATCGGTTTTGGTATCACCGGCGGCCCCGGCCCTTACCCAGATAACGCCGTCAACCCTGCTTGGCGCAACGCTGCTATGTTCGCCATCTCAGTTATCAACTGGCCTGAGGGTAGCTCCTGGTCTCACATCGCCCAGGagagcaagaagctcaccaaCGAGTGGATGAAGCCCTGGCGCGACGTCTCCCCCGGAAGCGGCGCCTACGCCTCCGAGTCGGACGTCACTGAGCCTGACTTCAAGCAGTCCTTCTACGGCACAGCCAAGTACAACCGTCTTCTGTCTATCAAGGATGACGTCGACCCTACCGGCCTCTTCtacgctctccaggctgttGGTAGTGACCGTTGGTACATTACCAACCAGATCGATGGCGTCCCTACTCAGAACGGCAAGCTTTGCCGCGTCTAA
- a CDS encoding DAO domain-containing protein: MDTAQHPKRRIVVIGAGIIGLTCALRIQSKLAEEHLEHRYLVMMVSRDFPTCTPGAPASHAVDYASVWAGAHVRPIPASTPQLAREATWLEQTVQHLRGQAEREPWIGITPVTGVEYLEAPDEAYQTWIGGSFEAETGLAGFRELPASALPPGVVLGFEYQTFCLNAPVYCTGLLRKFLLQGGRPLKRNLASEWEGFSVTPDVAAVINASGVGFGDPKCFPTRGTQFYPESWGPFHKSAYLIQFCTDSESTGQIVLTNLAGFSKTITRQCKDGSWSFVIPRFFDGGTIIGGTKEPNNWETEPHLKTREELMEAAKGLDPGLAASLEGYKGDKSPHVIADVVGRRPTRDGGMRLQVERNSSLGEEVRVVVHAYGAGGRGYELSWGVAQEVTSLVMEELNRSNGAKIRPFKL; the protein is encoded by the exons atggacacCGCTCAGCATCCAAAGCGCAGAATAGTGGTGATAGG AGCTGGAATCATCGGACTTACCTGTGCCCTGAGAATACAGTCAAAGTTGGCCGAAGAGCATCTTGAGCACCGGTATCTTGTCATGATGGTGTCCCGGGACTTCCCGACCTGCACACCAGGAGCTCCCGCTTCACACGCAGTGGACTATGCATCCGTTTGGGCGGGAGCTCATGTCCGACCAATCCCTGCGTCAACACCTCAACTCGCTCGTGAAGCAACCTGGCTGGAACAAACTGTCCAGCATCTAAGGGGCCAAGCAGAGCGAGAGCCGTGGATCGGTATCACGCCTGTTACTGGCGTAGAGTATCTCGAGGCTCCGGATGAAGCGTATCAGACGTGGATTGGTGGCTCCTTTGAGGCTGAGACGGGTTTGGCTGGATTTCGTGAGCTGCCGGCATCCGCTCTCCCTCCGGGCGTGGTCCTGGGCTTCGAGTATCAAACTTTCTGCCTCAACGCCCCGGTTTACTGCACCGGGCTATTGAGAAAGTttcttctccaaggaggTCGCCCCTTGAAAAGAAACTTGGCCAGTGAATGGGAGGGGTTCTCGGTGACTCCGGATGTCGCTGCCGTGATCAATGCCAGCGGCGTGGGCTTTGGGGACCCCAAATGTTTCCCGACGCGAGGTACGCAGTTTTACCCAGAATCCTGGGGACCTTTCCATAAGTCTGCCTACCTGATTCAATTCTGTACTGACTCTGAATCGACAGGCCAAATTGTTCTCACAAACCTCGCAGGCTTTTCTAAGACCATCACTCGACAATGCAAGGATGGAAGTTGGAGCTTTGTCATTCCGCGGTTCTTTGACGGTGGCACCATCATTGGAGGTACAAAAGAGCCAAATAACTGGGAGACGGAACCGCATCTCAAGACAAGGGAGGAGTTGATGGAAGCCGCCAAGGGCCTTGATCCTGGTCTTGCCGCCTCACTGGAGGGTTACAAGGGGGATAAAAGTCCCCATGTTATAGCAGATGTGGTGGGACGTCGACCGACCCGAGATGGAGGTATGCGTCTTCAGGTTGAGAGAAACTCGTCTTTGGGCGAGGAAGTTCGAGTCGTTGTGCATGCGTATGGGGCTGGAGGGAGGGGTTATGAACTATCGTGGGGTGTCGCGCAAGAAGTGACAAGTCTGGTCATGGAGGAATTGAACAGGTCCAACGGAGCCAAGATCAGGCCGTTTAAGCTGTAG